One stretch of Streptomyces hygroscopicus DNA includes these proteins:
- a CDS encoding histidine kinase has protein sequence MTAHRTGFTGRPWASLTGHLPLAATVAAAGLSVVSLWWVVPTALCAFMAGWRPGRTWSTAVGLIGVVAGAVVAVATVPSWITWADRFVAVVAGAVVLPWFVGRFCRQYRELVRAGWERAARLEREQRLIAEQARLRERARIAQDMHDVLGHELSLISLSAGALKLAPGLADGHREAARDIRARAAAAVDRLGEVIGVLRQEPDGAPPEPGGAGVTELVERASASGLTVRLRIDGEPGELPSDVERAVHRVVQEALTNVAKHAPGAEAAVRVRHTAEETEVRVANGPAPTVVPVRSGGAGFGLIGLDERVGLAGGTFGYGPESGGFAVRATFPGTPTARRAVRTTPHAPGGADVPYVAGGADAPHSSGGADVPHNSGGADGTDAPDNAGGPVADDHRRARRRLGRTLVAALMVPLVAGALLIGALRVWDTLRARESVLAPDDYARLRIGQDRDRITEYLPERQTGHRPTAAEPRGAGLVCEYYAMTADPFDDRSGDVYRLCFRHGTLVTADAFTGKGVR, from the coding sequence ATGACGGCACACAGAACCGGATTCACCGGCCGCCCGTGGGCCTCCTTGACCGGGCACCTTCCGCTCGCGGCCACCGTCGCCGCCGCCGGGTTGAGCGTGGTCAGTCTGTGGTGGGTGGTGCCCACGGCGCTGTGCGCGTTCATGGCGGGCTGGCGGCCCGGGCGGACGTGGTCCACGGCGGTGGGGCTGATCGGGGTGGTCGCGGGCGCTGTGGTGGCGGTCGCCACGGTGCCGTCCTGGATCACCTGGGCCGACCGCTTCGTGGCGGTGGTGGCCGGGGCGGTCGTACTGCCGTGGTTCGTGGGGCGGTTCTGCCGTCAGTACCGGGAGTTGGTCCGGGCGGGGTGGGAGCGGGCCGCGCGGCTGGAGCGCGAGCAGCGGCTGATCGCCGAGCAGGCCCGGCTGCGGGAACGGGCCCGTATCGCCCAGGACATGCACGATGTCCTCGGCCATGAGCTCAGCCTGATCTCCCTCTCGGCCGGGGCCCTCAAGCTGGCGCCCGGACTGGCGGACGGCCACCGGGAGGCCGCCCGGGACATCAGGGCCAGGGCGGCGGCCGCCGTGGACCGGCTCGGCGAGGTGATCGGCGTCCTGCGCCAGGAGCCGGACGGAGCACCGCCGGAGCCGGGCGGCGCCGGGGTGACGGAGCTGGTCGAGCGGGCGTCGGCGTCGGGGCTCACGGTCCGGCTGCGGATCGACGGCGAGCCCGGCGAACTGCCGTCGGACGTGGAGCGCGCCGTGCACCGTGTGGTGCAAGAGGCGCTGACCAATGTGGCCAAGCACGCGCCCGGCGCGGAGGCGGCCGTGCGGGTCCGGCATACGGCGGAGGAGACTGAGGTCCGGGTGGCGAACGGCCCCGCGCCCACCGTCGTCCCCGTCCGCTCGGGCGGCGCGGGCTTCGGTCTGATCGGCCTGGACGAGCGCGTCGGGCTGGCGGGCGGCACGTTCGGCTACGGCCCCGAGTCGGGCGGTTTCGCGGTCCGCGCCACGTTTCCCGGTACGCCCACGGCGCGGCGAGCGGTGCGGACCACGCCCCATGCCCCGGGCGGCGCGGACGTCCCGTACGTCGCGGGCGGCGCGGACGCCCCGCACAGCTCGGGCGGCGCGGACGTCCCGCACAACTCGGGCGGCGCGGACGGCACCGACGCCCCCGACAACGCGGGCGGCCCGGTGGCGGATGACCACCGGCGCGCCCGCCGCCGGCTCGGCCGCACCCTGGTCGCGGCCCTCATGGTCCCCCTGGTCGCGGGCGCCCTGCTGATCGGGGCGCTGCGGGTGTGGGACACACTGAGGGCCCGGGAGTCGGTGCTGGCCCCGGACGACTACGCCCGGCTGCGCATCGGACAGGACCGCGACCGGATCACGGAGTACCTGCCCGAGCGCCAGACCGGCCACCGGCCGACGGCGGCCGAACCGAGGGGAGCGGGCCTTGTCTGCGAGTACTACGCGATGACGGCCGATCCCTTCGACGACCGGTCCGGGGACGTCTACCGGCTGTGCTTCCGGCACGGCACCCTGGTGACCGCCGACGCCTTCACCGGGAAGGGTGTCCGATGA
- a CDS encoding two component transcriptional regulator, LuxRfamily protein → MIRVLIADDEPMIRAGIRAVLTTDPDITVVAEAGDGHQAVELVHRHRPRVAVLDIRMPGTGGIEAAREIHRTAPATGVIMLTTFGEDDYILQALSGGATGFLIKSGEPEELIAGVRAVADGAAYLSPKVAARVVAHLASGGAGALADRRTAARERVGALTAREREVLALLGGGLSNGQIARRLHVVEGTVKAHVSSILARLGVENRAAAAVVAHEAGILPPPAAEQR, encoded by the coding sequence ATGATCCGGGTCCTGATCGCCGACGACGAGCCTATGATCCGCGCGGGCATCCGGGCCGTGCTCACCACCGATCCGGACATCACCGTGGTCGCCGAGGCCGGCGACGGCCACCAGGCGGTGGAGCTGGTGCACCGCCACCGCCCCCGGGTGGCGGTGCTGGACATCCGCATGCCCGGCACCGGCGGTATCGAGGCCGCCCGGGAGATCCACCGGACGGCGCCGGCCACCGGCGTCATCATGCTGACCACCTTCGGCGAGGACGACTACATCCTCCAGGCGCTGAGCGGCGGCGCCACGGGCTTCCTCATCAAGTCCGGTGAACCGGAGGAGCTGATCGCGGGGGTGCGCGCGGTGGCCGATGGCGCCGCCTATCTGTCACCGAAGGTCGCGGCCCGCGTCGTGGCGCATCTCGCCTCCGGTGGCGCGGGGGCCCTGGCCGACCGCCGCACCGCCGCCCGCGAGCGGGTCGGCGCCCTGACCGCCCGGGAGCGTGAGGTGCTGGCCCTCCTCGGCGGCGGGCTGTCCAACGGTCAGATCGCCCGTCGGCTCCATGTGGTGGAGGGAACGGTCAAGGCCCATGTGAGCTCGATCCTGGCCCGGCTGGGCGTGGAGAACCGGGCGGCCGCCGCCGTGGTGGCCCATGAGGCCGGAATCCTTCCCCCACCGGCGGCCGAACAGCGCTGA
- a CDS encoding dehydrogenase — MGLALDVTSDDSVAAAAATIEETAGWLDVLVNNAGISGRADGGAQDPTTLDLDVVRTVLDTNVFGVVRVTNAMLPLLRRADAPRIVNMSSNMGSLTLQTGPIMAAYAPSKSMLNSVTAQYARRLADTNVIVNAACPGYVATDFTGFNAPRTPEQGAAIAIRLATLPDDGPRGGFFDDGGVVPW, encoded by the coding sequence TTGGGGCTCGCCCTCGACGTCACCTCGGATGACAGCGTCGCGGCGGCAGCGGCGACGATCGAGGAGACGGCAGGCTGGCTCGACGTGCTCGTCAACAACGCGGGCATCTCCGGCCGGGCCGACGGGGGCGCGCAAGACCCGACGACGCTCGACCTCGACGTCGTCCGCACCGTCCTCGACACCAACGTATTCGGGGTGGTCCGGGTGACGAACGCGATGCTCCCGCTGCTCCGCCGCGCGGACGCGCCGCGCATCGTCAACATGTCGAGCAACATGGGTTCGCTGACACTGCAGACCGGCCCGATCATGGCCGCGTACGCACCGTCGAAGTCGATGCTCAACAGCGTCACGGCACAGTACGCCCGCCGACTCGCCGACACGAACGTCATCGTGAACGCCGCCTGCCCCGGCTATGTCGCGACCGACTTCACCGGCTTCAACGCGCCGCGGACGCCCGAGCAGGGTGCCGCGATAGCGATCCGGCTCGCGACCCTGCCGGACGACGGGCCGCGCGGCGGCTTCTTCGACGACGGGGGTGTCGTGCCCTGGTGA
- a CDS encoding LysR family transcriptional regulator has product MALTDAGGVLLREANVALDAVAAAARRTRRAADPKRPLVLVTKAGASHELLQRLLGAVASEPGAAPVDVLLCEVGEQAGLLRDGRADVALTHRPFDDLAGFDTEDLYTEGQIALLPAGHPLASHDQLTPAEVRDVPDLPIARWPRLDGTYPEGPGPEVHTQSQLAQLVALGRTLLVIPASSRAWQWPDHVAVPVVDAPDVTTVIAWPPSSHSPAVASLVRSAAGLRSTTLPASAG; this is encoded by the coding sequence GTGGCGCTCACCGACGCCGGCGGGGTGCTGCTCCGCGAGGCCAACGTGGCCCTCGACGCGGTCGCGGCCGCCGCGCGCCGGACGCGGCGTGCCGCGGATCCGAAACGTCCGCTGGTGCTCGTGACGAAGGCCGGGGCCTCCCACGAGCTGCTGCAACGGCTCCTCGGTGCGGTGGCGAGCGAACCCGGTGCGGCACCGGTCGACGTCCTCCTGTGTGAGGTCGGCGAGCAGGCAGGGCTCCTGCGCGACGGGCGCGCCGACGTGGCACTGACGCACCGGCCGTTCGACGACCTGGCCGGGTTCGACACCGAGGACCTCTACACCGAAGGTCAGATCGCGCTGCTTCCCGCGGGGCATCCGCTCGCGTCACACGATCAGCTCACGCCGGCGGAGGTCCGCGATGTGCCGGATCTGCCGATCGCTCGATGGCCCCGGCTCGACGGGACCTATCCGGAAGGGCCCGGACCGGAGGTGCACACCCAGTCGCAGCTCGCTCAGCTCGTGGCGCTCGGCAGGACGCTGCTCGTCATCCCGGCCTCCAGCCGTGCCTGGCAGTGGCCCGATCACGTCGCGGTGCCCGTCGTCGACGCGCCGGACGTCACCACGGTGATCGCCTGGCCACCCAGCAGTCACTCGCCGGCGGTCGCCTCACTCGTCCGCTCGGCGGCCGGGCTCCGTAGCACCACGCTGCCCGCGTCCGCGGGCTGA
- a CDS encoding CoA-binding protein: MYGDSATVREILTELGDTWAVVGLSTNQRRAAYGVADVLQRFGKRIVPVHPKAETVHGERGYASLAEIPFPMETVS; encoded by the coding sequence ATGTACGGCGACTCGGCGACGGTCCGCGAGATCCTCACCGAGCTGGGCGACACCTGGGCCGTCGTGGGCCTGTCGACGAACCAGCGGCGTGCCGCCTACGGCGTCGCCGACGTCCTCCAGCGCTTCGGCAAGCGCATCGTGCCCGTGCACCCGAAGGCGGAGACCGTGCACGGCGAGCGGGGGTACGCCTCGCTCGCCGAGATCCCCTTCCCGATGGAGACAGTGTCCTGA